The following coding sequences are from one Pararge aegeria chromosome W unlocalized genomic scaffold, ilParAegt1.1 SUPER_W_unloc_3, whole genome shotgun sequence window:
- the LOC120636813 gene encoding uncharacterized protein K02A2.6-like encodes MDHKSAKFNEFNQKTDVWDNYIDRLKFCFEANGIMLDGAKRANFFTVCGAEVFETLLALITPRKASDVTFVEIETILTKHYSPKPNEISMSYKFYTRNQNTNENASEYIAQLRKISSKCNFMELERMLRDRLVCGMKDRRLQYELLKKDNLHYQDVIDAMLAADTAGKDYHMIHSSMGTENSSTSTNCAAATTTQSSSVEEMDINAVQTRSNTRLCFRCGDRHGGECRFINATCRFCKKRGHIEKICLVKKKSLKRNINFTNDEHTDTHLNGIYSINCENKVLPFVVEVSLENIPVVMQVDTGASFSLVNECTWKNIEHQNQHITLQPVNLTLRTWTDTPVILLGQAKLQAQYRDIKCSLNVIIAKGRGPNLLGRDWLGPLNIALNINVIANSDLVNIEKTILKYSNIFRDGLGTFRGDPVTIHLKPGATPKFFKVRPVPYAIKARVEEEIDRLVAEGVLRPLSYSEWATPVVPIIKKSGDIRLCGDYRSTVNQATESDTYPMPTANEVFATVAGAKFFTTLDLDRAYTQVKVQDSTAKMLTLNTCKGLYSVHRLPFGVKACPGIFQRLMTALLAGVQGVAVLIDDIIVSGPTMLEMQQRLETVLDRIQKAGFRLNKSKCKFAQEKVEFLGFVINGEGIHPAPSKIEAVVKTPEPQNVQELQAFLGLYNFYERFIPHKATILEPLHRLLDKSQTWQWTQRERDTFNKAKQLLTFETTLVHYDLYKPLILTCDSSQYGVGAVLSHVMENGQERPIAMSSRTLNSHERRYSQLDKEATAIMFGIKKFHNYLAGRNFTVITDHKPLLGIFDPKRPMPCILSPRLTRIAIALTAHDYSIAYRPGTEIGNADSLSRWPLPVPDQEEQPLYEILLMAENLSDFPFTALEICSETKKDQTLSRVVHFLQSGWPNKVNDRDLRVYWLHRSELSLQNGCVLLGCRVVIPRPLRQTILRMLHTTHNGIVHTKALARNYVWWPQLSDDINELVNNCTRCLENRHMPPRSSHEWIVPSRPWSRIHIDFAGPFMNKTFLIVVDAFSKWPEVLMTNSTNSASVIRYLRNLFATHGICETLVSDNGTSFVSAEMKLFLESNKIRHVTSAPYHPATNGLAERMVQTVKEKLRKMDGSWEIKIPNMLLGLRVTPCSKTNKSPSELLMNRRLRTVLDSLHPDSLQYKKVEGQIINNAQQKNRETNVGQKIMYRNYTNGPKWLPGQVFEKDGPSNYRVQTEDGAVLRRHIDQIIKVQNREKTSDILGGNNNERSNAETEEDKIDQNEQNNDLGSGSEQESENDPIIEIPSAEKWEEMLGIPKSAEIETSGGKIRTKRNVHSKVPYSRPSCFNENNE; translated from the coding sequence atggacCACAAATCAGcgaaatttaatgaatttaatcaaaaaacgGATGTATGGGACAATTACATCGACcggttaaagttttgttttgagGCTAATGGCATCATGTTAGACGGCGCCAAACGAGCGAATTTCTTTACTGTGTGTGGAGCGGAAGTCTTTGAGACTCTTTTGGCCTTGATTACACCAAGGAAAGCTAGTGATGTGACATTTGTTGAAATTGaaacaattttaacaaaacattataGCCCAAAGCCAAATGAAATCTCCATGTCATATAAATTCTACACACGGAACCAGAATACTAATGAAAATGCATCAGAATATATTGCACAGTTGAGGAAAATTAGctcaaaatgtaattttatggaATTAGAACGGATGCTACGTGACCGGCTTGTGTGTGGTATGAAAGATCGTCGTCTACAATATGAACTCTTGAAAAAAGATAACCTGCATTATCAAGATGTTATTGATGCCATGTTAGCAGCAGATACTGCAGGAAAAGACTACCATATGATTCATTCATCTATGGGTACAGAAAATAGCAGCACAAGTACAAACTGTGCAGCAGCAACAACAACTCAAAGCTCCTCAGTGGAAGAGATGGACATAAATGCAGTACAAACTAGATCAAATACACGACTATGTTTTCGGTGTGGTGATCGTCATGGTGGTGAATGTAGATTTATAAATGCCACCTGTCGGTTCTGTAAGAAGCGAGGCCATATTGAGAAGATTTGCTTGGTAaagaagaaatctttaaagagaaatattaatttcacaaaTGATGAACACACAGATACACACTTGAATGGTATTTACAGCATTAACTGTGAAAACAAAGTATTACCATTTGTTGTTGAAGTATCATTGGAGAATATACCTGTTGTGATGCAGGTAGACACAGGTGCAAGTTTTTCATTAGTAAATGAATGCACTTGGAAGAATATAGAACATCAGAACCAACATATAACTCTTCAACCAGTGAACCTTACTCTACGTACATGGACAGATACACCTGTAATCTTACTTGGCCAAGCTAAACTACAAGCTCAATACAGAGACATCAAATGTTCACTAAATGTTATTATAGCAAAGGGTCGGGGCCCCAATCTTCTGGGACGGGATTGGCTGGGCCCATTGAATATTGCATTGAATATCAATGTTATAGCTAACAGTGATCTTGTGAACATTGAgaagacaattttaaaatacagcaaCATCTTCAGGGATGGACTGGGCACATTTAGGGGAGATCCAGTGACCATACATCTCAAACCTGGTGCTACACCTAAGTTTTTCAAGGTTCGTCCAGTACCATATGCTATCAAGGCTAGAGTTGAAGAGGAAATTGATCGCTTGGTGGCTGAAGGTGTACTGAGGCCTTTATCTTATTCAGAATGGGCAACACCTGTTGTGCCAATAATAAAGAAGTCTGGAGACATTCGGTTATGTGGAGATTACCGTAGTACTGTCAACCAAGCAACTGAGTCGGACACCTACCCCATGCCAACAGCAAATGAGGTATTTGCTACAGTTGCAGGTGCGAAGTTCTTTACAACCTTAGACCTTGATAGAGCATACACACAAGTGAAAGTTCAAGACAGCACTGCTAAAATGTTAACATTAAACACATGCAAGGGTCTCTACTCCGTACATCGGTTACCTTTTGGAGTCAAAGCCTGCCCTGGAATATTCCAGAGACTCATGACAGCATTGCTAGCAGGAGTTCAAGGAGTGGCAGTCTTAATTGATGATATAATTGTAAGTGGTCCTACAATGCTGGAAATGCAACAACGACTTGAAACTGTTCTAgacaggatacaaaaggctggATTTCGTCTTAACAAGAGCAAATGTAAATTTGCTCAAGAAAAAGTAGAATTTTTAGGTTTTGTGATTAATGGAGAAGGTATCCACCCAGCTCCAAGTAAAATAGAAGCTGTAGTGAAGACGCCAGAACCACAGAATGTCCAGGAGTTACAGGCTTTCTTAGgactgtataatttttatgaaaggtTTATACCCCACAAGGCAACTATACTTGAGCCATTACATAGACTACTAGATAAGTCTCAAACATGGCAATGGACTCAACGGGAACGAGATACATTCAATAAAGCTAAACAGTTGCTTACATTTGAAACCACATTAGTTCATTATGATTTATACAAACCACTAATTCTTACGTGTGATAGTTCACAATATGGCGTTGGGGCAGTGCTATCGCATGTGATGGAAAACGGACAAGAAAGACCGATCGCAATGAGTTCTAGGACATTAAATTCCCACGAACGACGGTATTCACAGTTGGACAAAGAAGCGACTGCCATTATGTTTGGCATTAAAAAGTTTCACAATTATTTAGCGGGGAGGAATTTTACTGTGATAACCGACCACAAGCCCCTACTTGGAATATTCGATCCAAAAAGGCCAATGCCATGTATTTTATCACCTCGTTTGACAAGAATCGCAATAGCATTAACTGCGCACGATTATAGCATTGCTTATCGACCAGGAACTGAAATCGGCAATGCAGACAGTTTAAGTCGATGGCCGCTACCTGTACCAGATCAAGAGGAACAACCTCTCTATGAAATACTACTGATGGCGGAAAATCTTAGTGATTTCCCTTTTACCGCGCTTGAGATATGCTCTGAAACGAAGAAAGATCAAACTCTCTCCCGAGTTGTTCACTTTCTACAAAGCGGATGGCCAAACAAAGTTAACGATCGtgatttacgagtatattggTTACATAGATCAGAGCTCTCTCTACAAAATGGTTGTGTATTATTAGGTTGTCGTGTCGTCATACCACGACCTCTTCGACAAACCATCTTACGCATGCTGCATACTACGCATAATGGAATTGTGCACACAAAAGCATTGGCCCGAAATTATGTGTGGTGGCCACAATTGAGcgatgatataaatgaattagtaaataattgCACTCGGTGTCTAGAAAATAGGCATATGCCTCCAAGATCATCACACGAGTGGATCGTTCCTTCAAGACCATGGTCCAGAATACATATTGACTTTGCAGGAccatttatgaataaaacttttcttaTAGTAGTTGATGCTTTTTCTAAATGGCCTGAAGTGCTAATGACAAATAGTACTAACTCGGCATCAGTGATTCGTTATTTAAGGAACTTATTTGCTACTCATGGTATTTGTGAAACCCTGGTATCAGATAACGGAACTTCTTTTGTGTCCGCAGAAATGAAATTGTTTTTAGAATCTAACAAAATTAGACATGTGACATCCGCACCTTATCACCCGGCCACTAATGGCTTGGCAGAACGGATGGTACAGACAGTGAAGGAAAAGCTTCGGAAGATGGATGGATCATGGGaaataaaaattccaaataTGTTACTAGGTCTTAGGGTGACTCCGTgttctaaaacaaataaaagcccTTCGGAACTTTTGATGAATAGACGCCTACGCACGGTCTTAGATTCTTTGCACCCTGATAGCCTGCAGTATAAAAAGGTTGAaggtcaaataataaataatgcacaACAGAAAAACAGAGAAACTAATGTGGgacaaaaaataatgtacagaaattacaCAAACGGGCCAAAATGGTTACCTGGTCAAGTTTTCGAAAAAGATGGCCCATCTAATTACAGAGTACAAACTGAAGATGGTGCAGTTTTACGGCGTCATATAgatcaaataattaaagtacaaaATAGAGAGAAAACAAGTGACATACTTGGTGGAAACAACAATGAGAGGAGTAATGCAGAGACTGAGGAAGATAAGATTGATCAAAATGAACAGAATAATGATTTAGGAAGCGGATCAGAGCAAGAGTCAGAAAATGATCCTATTATTGAAATACCAAGTGCAGAAAAATGGGAAGAGATGTTAGGAATACCTAAATCAGCTGAAATTGAAACGTCAGGGGGGAAGATCAGAACTAAACGAAATGTTCATTCTAAAGTTCCATATTCTAGACCcagttgttttaatgaaaataatgaataa
- the LOC120636822 gene encoding uncharacterized protein LOC120636822 encodes MKRLNPNAVPNLLFPPLLAELSQMEDSTTTSVSTVSSSFIQYLPNSPLKVQAQQLDITFVTQPVNLKNTKINKHFKRCKKYINKIYRLKKMLKKGKNSAASRKSLLDSLKE; translated from the exons ATGAAAAGGTTAAATCCTAATGCTGTTCCAAATTTGTTGTTCCCACCATTATTAGCTGAATTGTCACAAATGGAAGATTCAACG acaaCTTCAGTGTCTACTGTGTCTTCATCTTTTATACAATATCTGCCTAACTCGCCTCTAAAAGTTCAAGCACAGCAATTGGAC ATTACTTTTGTGACTCAACCTGTCAATTTGAAGAAcacaaaaattaacaaacattttaaaaggtgcaagaagtatattaataaaatatacagactgaagaagatgttaaaaaaaggcaaaaattcTGCAGCAAGTAGAAAATCACTATTAGACTCTCTCAAAGAGTGA
- the LOC120636821 gene encoding uncharacterized protein LOC120636821 isoform X2 — translation MDRNKLIAYLLLRRHYSILKIRQRRYWIHPLSKGMNPNGEFFSKKYEALKIDEKKFVAYFRMSISSFEELLSELSKYIQKKKNKGRKPVTALEMLGLTLRFLATGSDFKTMHTNYFRGASTIAKIVRTVCRAIWKHLSSQNIPPITKQVLEDVAIEFDKKANFPNCIGALDGDEAFSISNNVMRPYSGKHLSVQQRVYNYRLSRARRYVECAFGILANKWRIFHRSMNVQYEFATDIIKACCVMHNFVLNRDGVQATDDIIFDDSDLQMLHLPTANENNLSPHLIRNDFCNYFSSDVGALSWQLNKI, via the exons ATGGATCGTAATAAACTTATTGcttatttgttattaagaaGACATTATTCTATCTTAAAAATACGGCAAAGAAGATACTGGATACATCCATTAAGTAAGGGTATGAATCCAAATGGCGAGTTCTTTTCTAAAAAATACGAAGCATTAAAGATAgacgaaaaaaaatttgttgccTACTTTAGAATGAGTATATCATCATTTGAAGAGCTATTAAGCgagttatcaaaatatatacagaagaaaaaaaataaaggaaggAAACCAGTTACTGCTTTGGAAATGCTGGGCTTAACTTTAAG attTCTAGCAACCGGCAGTGACTTTAAAACCATGCATACGAATTACTTCCGAGGAGCAAGTACAATAGCAAAAATTGTAAGGACAGTTTGTCGCGCCATATGGAAACATCTATCAAGTCAAAATATACCTCCTATAACAAAACAGGTTCTAGAAGATGTCGCTATTGAGTTTGACAAGAAAGCAAATTTTCCTAACTGCATAGGAGCTCTTGATG GAGATGAAGCATTCTCAATTTCGAATAACGTCATGCGCCCTTACTCAGGGAAACATTTGTCGGTACAACAAAGAGTTTACAATTATCGACTGAGTCGTGCCCGAAGATATGTCGAGTGCGCTTTTGGCATCCTAGCCAATAAATGGCGCATATTTCATCGATCTATGAATGTGCAATACGAATTTGCGACAGACATTATCAAGGCATGTTGTGTAATGCACAACTTTGTTTTGAATCGAGATGGAGTACAAGCGACCGATGACATTATCTTTGATGATTCTGATCTGCAAATGTTGCATTTGCCCAcagcaaatgaaaataatttaagccCACATCTAATACGGAATGATTTTTGTAATTACTTTTCCAGTGATGTTGGCGCCCTAAGTTggcaattaaacaaaatatga
- the LOC120636821 gene encoding protein ALP1-like isoform X1, whose translation MDRNKLIAYLLLRRHYSILKIRQRRYWIHPLSKGMNPNGEFFSKKYEALKIDEKKFVAYFRMSISSFEELLSELSKYIQKKKNKGRKPVTALEMLGLTLRFLATGSDFKTMHTNYFRGASTIAKIVRTVCRAIWKHLSSQNIPPITKQVLEDVAIEFDKKANFPNCIGALDGKHVRITCPAHSGSLFYNYKGYNSIVLLALVDSRYRFIFVDIGAYGKESDSTVFQNSKLYDLIMTRKLPIPVPKPLPGSQNETPFVFVGDEAFSISNNVMRPYSGKHLSVQQRVYNYRLSRARRYVECAFGILANKWRIFHRSMNVQYEFATDIIKACCVMHNFVLNRDGVQATDDIIFDDSDLQMLHLPTANENNLSPHLIRNDFCNYFSSDVGALSWQLNKI comes from the exons ATGGATCGTAATAAACTTATTGcttatttgttattaagaaGACATTATTCTATCTTAAAAATACGGCAAAGAAGATACTGGATACATCCATTAAGTAAGGGTATGAATCCAAATGGCGAGTTCTTTTCTAAAAAATACGAAGCATTAAAGATAgacgaaaaaaaatttgttgccTACTTTAGAATGAGTATATCATCATTTGAAGAGCTATTAAGCgagttatcaaaatatatacagaagaaaaaaaataaaggaaggAAACCAGTTACTGCTTTGGAAATGCTGGGCTTAACTTTAAG attTCTAGCAACCGGCAGTGACTTTAAAACCATGCATACGAATTACTTCCGAGGAGCAAGTACAATAGCAAAAATTGTAAGGACAGTTTGTCGCGCCATATGGAAACATCTATCAAGTCAAAATATACCTCCTATAACAAAACAGGTTCTAGAAGATGTCGCTATTGAGTTTGACAAGAAAGCAAATTTTCCTAACTGCATAGGAGCTCTTGATGGTAAACATGTCCGTATTACATGTCCTGCGCACAGTGGATCACTGTTTTACAATTATAAGGGCTATAATTCAATAGTTTTATTAGCTCTTGTAGATTCTAGATATAGATTCATTTTTGTCGATATAGGAGCGTATGGCAAGGAAAGTGACTCCACCGTTTTCCAGAACTCTAAACTTTATGATTTGATTATGACACGCAAATTACCTATTCCTGTACCAAAGCCTTTACCAGGTTCTCAAAATGAAACTCCATTTGTTTTTGTAGGAGATGAAGCATTCTCAATTTCGAATAACGTCATGCGCCCTTACTCAGGGAAACATTTGTCGGTACAACAAAGAGTTTACAATTATCGACTGAGTCGTGCCCGAAGATATGTCGAGTGCGCTTTTGGCATCCTAGCCAATAAATGGCGCATATTTCATCGATCTATGAATGTGCAATACGAATTTGCGACAGACATTATCAAGGCATGTTGTGTAATGCACAACTTTGTTTTGAATCGAGATGGAGTACAAGCGACCGATGACATTATCTTTGATGATTCTGATCTGCAAATGTTGCATTTGCCCAcagcaaatgaaaataatttaagccCACATCTAATACGGAATGATTTTTGTAATTACTTTTCCAGTGATGTTGGCGCCCTAAGTTggcaattaaacaaaatatga